The sequence below is a genomic window from Glycine max cultivar Williams 82 chromosome 20, Glycine_max_v4.0, whole genome shotgun sequence.
gttaataagtCTACAATTTAATAACTGCAAGGTATGGTACTTGCATCAATTTGCTatcttttaaaagtttttaaacatAATATTGATGCAGATCCATAAGCACATTAAAAATTCTTTAGCATGAAGCTGAAGAGAGTTTATCAATGTAGCTTTAAGTAATGTTTAGACGCGTTCTAGCCTGGTACTTGTCCAATGGAACAAAGATTTAAGTCTACAAATCAAAGATAGAAAAAATGAGGATCATATTCTTCTTATCTAGTTATGACATTCATGtgaaataacatattaaattattaatcatgGTTAAAAAAGTAGCAATTTGTACAGTTTTGTTCACTCAAGGCCATCCTAATTTGTACAATTTTATTCTCATGATCTGCCATTGCATTTCTCAATCTTTCTTTTCAAGCTAATATATAAAGACATTCTTCACCAATTCATAATTCTCTCCCAATCACAAAGACAGTGAACCTCCCATCGACAATGCTATTGAAAACACTTCCATATCTATGAGAAAACATAAGGAACCAAAGAAAAACAATCCTTGGAATTCTTTAGTACCTGTCATACAAATTGCTTACCCTACTCTCCatgcaaaacacaaaaatataagtaaatattcAAGGACTTGAAGAATGTGGCTACACAAATAAATAGTCCCCAAAAGATATTGATAAGTATGGATTGAACTTCATTAAGTCTAGGTTTATTCTGTTTTTGTGAAAAACACCAAATACACTCCAAACATTTTCATATGACCATCTAATCAAAAGAATCACATGTCAAAGCACAATAAGTACTCAAAAGGAAACACCTAGCACATAAAATCAAGATATGTCTTCCATGATATGGTAATGTTCCTTTTGCTTCCATTAATATACTCCcatcttattttgtttttcttttattctagaaaagaaaacaatttgatCAATCCCTCTTAGTAGCTTTTCAATACCCAATTTCAATAAGCAGAAAATGAATCAAACCAAGCAAAATAAGATAACTAACAAAACTAAACTAGAAAATGAGGCAAACATATAATCTTTATTGCTAGACAAATTTTCTTGGAATAGGCATCAAAGCTAAACAGAGCAGAGGCTGACAGTACTGAGCTAGAAAATGAGGCAAGCATATAATCCATTTGATAATTGAAATTTGTTGGaatcaatataaaaacaaaattttacaacCATTTGgttattgaaattcaaattaatcaCTTTATTGTAACAACCTAAGTTCCATAGTTTTTAAACTCACTAGAAAAAGAGGGTGTGTAATCCATTATTTCCATTCCATTCTAACTATGCAACAAATTGAATTGGTCTTTCAGGATATCACAACATGTACACAATCCTTCAAAACATTGTCCATGGCCAACCTAAGTAGTTTTTAAGCAAATTCAAGACTGTCTCCAAGTTAGGTGCAACATTAATCATGTACTTATTGAAATTCCAATGTTTTGATTGGATTCAATTATCTAGTcatgcataaattttttttcagaaactaTTGTCATACAAGTCTTATAAAATGACATTACCATTCAAGAACACACAATTGAATTTAATTCTGTTGTGTCAAAAGtgtaaaaccaaaagaaaagttcaaaaaatgaatGACAAAAGATTATACCTAGAGAGTCGTATTTCATAGGTTACATTTCCTTTCTCATGTACCATTCTTTGTACATCCTTTCTGATTGCACCATCCCTAAGAAATAGAATTATATAATGGGTGAATGTTAAGACcacacaaaaagaaatattgagATTGTAGAAATTAATAGATAGTCTGAACACAATTTTGAGTCCATTAAAGGATTGAAATCAATCAAttacataaatgaaaaaaagaaaactacaatcaaaacaaatccaaaaaagaATAAGCTAATATTGCCATCTCAAATGTCGTTGAAACCCTCATGCTGCAACTTTTGTGATTCTCCGGCGAAGACTACAAAGAAGAGATGCCACCAAATTCGTTGTAGTCATtgatttccattttctttcttgttttttgcCTTTCCTTTTACCTATCATGAAACCTTGCTAGAAATCATCGAAGCCATCAAAGGTACGCAACAAATGTCATTTATTCCAGGAGTTGATTATGGATTATCTAGAGTTACACAAATAGACTTTGCattgaaaattacaatttaaccctTAGTATGAGCGAGAAAAAATGATTGGAGAAATAATTGGATTTATAAGTATTAAGATAAGATATtgtagaaataaaattacaccGGTTAGGATTTTGCTAAAAACactaattaaagaattaataataatttttttattaacaattaaaaagtaTTACAAATCACCATGGGATACACTaagaaaacttttaaataaaaaatactttttatttctcaatactaacttttgatcactttttaatatctttcttttaatatacaaagaaaagttaaatttgGTTGCATctagaattaataattttttaatgttttttttctttttacttatatattttaagtaatttttataacaaattttattattgtataaagaaaatataaaataaaaatagacaatGCAGTAACAATGCACAATTATTTAcaacattatttaattacaaactaTCATATATGCtaagtttattaaatttaaaataattaccttAAAAGTCAATTCAActgtgatttttaattgattgacaatataattattttacactaataataaataactattaatctctatttaatattttaaatacatgaaattcatatttttaaaacaaatacaaaattcattCAATACTCATCAAATTGATCAACTCCAAGGATTGATCAAGTGGAACAAGACAAAGTCTCACATGTGACAAGTTGCAAACTTAATCATAGAGTTGGCAAAATGGTCGGGCCACATAACACTCTTTACTATCgggaaagaattaaaaatgGGCCGACTTAGGCCCAACCCACATTCTTTCGGGTTGGAATTTCTTAGTCCCAACCTAGTCCTATGTCAGGCTACTGGGCCACTCGGCTTATTCGgacaaatttagaaattaataaaaaagttaaaaaattgattatatgtataaaaacataataaaaaattccaaaggcaaaaaattatttattatgcatTTATTTTGCCTAACAATATTGACAAAGtcatttaaattatgtttaatgaatcctcaaattaataatattgctTTGGAGTTGTTACTTCTCGTGGACACTTATTTTATGTGTTAATGAATACGTTTTGTCTTTTAAAAAAGGCTAAATTGCAAATTTGGTTTTCCTATTTatctcaaaatttgattttagtctcCCTATAGTTTAATTTACGAATTTAGTCATCTAGTTTTTTGCAATCATGTTATTTCATTTCCCAACTCCAAAAGTTTAACATTGACTGTTACTTATTAACGTTGACCGCCATGTGTCACGCATCTATTGGACGTTTGACCATCACGTGTTGCACGTTTATCGGACGTTAATTTCGTGCACCTAATTAATGTCAACCTCCAATAAAATCGTGACACATAGTGATCAACGTCCAGTAAAAGCGCGACACGTGATAGTCAATGTCCAATAAAAACGTGACACGTGACGGTCAAGGCAAACAATTAACAATCAACGTCCAATTTTgggtttgaaaattgaaataataatattacaaaaaactGAGGGactaaattcataaattaaattataagaggaCCAAAATTGAATTTAAGACAAATAAGAgaaccaaatttacaatttaacttttaaaaaatataaattaaatttaaaattatattttatttaatatttttacatattacTAATTAGGTCAGCCCAACCTGAATTCATTTGAACCGTCACATTATATGAGATAGACTGAAAAAgacttatttcttttcaaacttCGTCTATTGAACCCAACTTGACCTAATTACAAATTAACTCGGTTAGTACATTTAACTAAGTCCATCTTGTAAATCCTACCTAAATGTAACTTTGGACTAACAGGACATCCCTCATCTAAAACTTTactctactaaaaaaaatttagaagattaacaaaaaaaaactgttgtaagaaaatgtaaaattattaaatgttattttattttattccaacTTTCATTTCCAAGAATCCTACaacacaccaccaccaccaacctTGGTTTTAAACAACTAACCACATTgcgtcacacacacacacacacgacgTTTCGGTTTCCATTGCTTCTCTCTGTTTCGCTTTTCACCTTCGCACCAACGTGACTCATGTGAGTTGTGCGACTCCCAATCTCACTCCcattctctctcctctctctctctctacgcTTCCAATTCTCAAATTGCGTGACGCAACCATGACGTCACTCTGCCGGCGCATCCCAGTCGCCGGCACCGGCCAACTCCGCCTCCGTTGCGCTCCAAGGACCGCCGCGATTGGCGAGGTCCACTACGGCTGCTCGCCTAAGTGGCCGACAATAACGCTGCGACTGCCTCCGCCAGTGAAGTGCGGCGGCGCGTGGAAGAGATCGGGCGAGAAGAAGGCGGCGGTGGCGGCGCCTCGTCCGTGCGCGGTGGGGAGACTCGCGGCGGAGAGTGGTCGGGAAAGCGGGAATCGGTCGGCGGAGGTGGTGCTCGCCGCCGCGGTGACGGTGGTGATGGGCGCCGGAAACAGAGTTCTGTACAAGCTCGCGTTGGTTCCGCTGAAGAACTATCCGTTCTTCCTTGCTCAGCTCGCGACTTTCGGGtacttcatttattttgttcGATGTTTCTgcctctttctttgttttgttgaattgatGAATCCGGTGCTTAATtcttagtttaattaattacgCGTGCGGTGttgaatatctttattttttgatgATTGTGTTGAATGCTAGTATCTATTtgacgtgtttttttttttcttaaataatatatatttgatgtttatttaaTGTAACTCTCAGACTTTGTGAAACAACTCCTTCAATCTTGTTTACTGGTGTAATAgattatttatcattattatttttttttatgagaattattatatggtttaaatatctttttcttttttataatttaatcttttttaaattcttataaattatatttattttattttttattcatatctaATGTgttttaaagatgaaaaataaaataaatataatttgaaaatatcaaatataaaaaaattgaaggaaaaagacaaaagaattctaaattataagaatttaaaatatttaagtctattattattattattattagtggaAAGAcactgcatttttatttttttgggtaatATCAtaagtgaaaatagaaaattgagaaagagagaaaatgttgAATAGAAAATGGAACCGCATTCACTAGTAACGTCTAATGGGAAGAAGAGTGGGAGCaaaaattgaatagaaaataggaAAAGTAAAATCAGTTAAGTGTAcaaataaaaggtaaaatagGAAAGAAATGTACAAACCAAAATGGGTAAATTTATATAGattgtaaatataaattataaattcttatattatatAAGGAGATACTAAATTTTAATGTACATATGTTTTGACCTATCTGCTACTGATTTTGGAGTAGTGTTAAttgttcttttaaaataaaaaaatgtgaaaaaacacTATGTTATGagttttttctaattattattatgggATTGTGGTTTATGTATTGTTTCGCAAATATCAATTTGATGGGCCCTCCCCGAACCTTTTCGTGTGGGTCCAAACATTATCTGACGATGTTTATTGCTCACCAGTCAccacttctctctttctcttctattttgGGGGTGCATCTTCTTAATTTTGAGGAGTCAGTTTTAGTTTCTAGTGCCGAATATTTGCTAGAAAAGGGAATTTGACCGTGTAATTGCTCGGGTAATAATTCGGAGtaattctgttatttcttttgtttgataGAAGTGTTAATTCGGAGTAATTCTGTTGTTTGATAGAAGTGTAATGAGCAACAACTTTAGGATATCATTCTTTTTGGGATATTGAAAGGGTGTTAGTGTAGTAATCAAGATGATTGtaagcataaatatatttttagatactgtaatatcattaaatttttttagttatttttatttttataaatttcaaattttttaataatgatcCCGGCCACTACTAATGTGACATCTAGATCTAGCCATGTCACATTAGCGTGTAACatgtcatgtttttttttttggaaccaAGTGTGATATGTCatgtttaaataaatacatgtccctaaagtttgattttgttttgctgttatgtcttttttttttcatttcttccgcctaaaacaaaaaaaagtttggaGATACCAGGATTTAAAATGATTTCATcctaatatttatatttctgcaaacctttttttcatttaatttattttgcaatAACCTGAAACCAAGCAATCCTATATGTTTGAGAAGAACTGAAGAAGTTGCCTTAATTTTTTACTCTGATTAATGGCATAAAACGCATTCTGGCTGCAAAACTTTTTTCCTCTCCCTTTAGGAGGTTGTAATGTTTAAAAGAGTTAATATAACTATAgtgatattttctttctttcagatACGTTATTGTATACTTCTCTATTCTGTATATACGGTACCGTGCGGGCATTGTCACTGATGAGATGTTATCAGTGCCAAAAACTCCATTTTTAGTTGTTGGTCTCTTGGAGGCTCTGGGTGCTGCCACAGGAATGGCAGCAGGAGGTAATGTttgtcctatttttttttttatttgtttcatgtCAAGTACTTCTGGCTTCAAATTATAATCAAAATGCTCCTGTGCTACATTTTCTGATCGTTTTTTAATCAATCTTCCTTCTGTCAATTCCATCAAATTTCATATGTATCCTACAACTCCAGTTAgtagaatatattaaatattatgatCTTAACAACAGAAGTTTTCACAGTACTGACAATACATAGCTtaaaatacattatatatatcTTTACTATCAGCAGTTTTGTTTAAAATGCAAATGCTTTATGGGGTTTAGTTTTACCAATATTATCTTTTCTGGATGAATTGAGcatatttgttaatattagaTGGGATATATATTGATGATTCttgtcttcatttttatccaCATTTTATGTTTTCACCTTCTACTCTAATTTGTGATGGATCTTTTAATGCTACCTCTTCCATATCTTGTAAATATTGTTGGAGATAGGAAGATAATAATATCGTTTGGTTGTACAATTTTGGTTAGTTTATAAAAATGTTCATGTCTgaattttgtttaattgtttgttCCCTCTGTTGTATCAGCAATGCTATCCGGAGCATCAATTCCAATTTTGTCTCAGGTAAAAACCATCAgcagtcagtgctcttttgccATTTGTTAAATTCTGTTACTTCTGCATTTACATTGTAGTGcatatataaatttcaaaattattcagACTTTAGATATGATCGAAAAGGAATCCAAAAGGTAAATGCAAGtattacttattaaaaattgaCCATCAAGTACCTAGTCTAGAGAAGCATGACCCATTCATTCCCTTGAATCTGTGTCCTGCTTGATGGCTGGTCAGATGTCTCAAGTGTAAAATAATTGCCTTAAAAATATGGTAACAAAATATAACCATCCTGATCTAACCTGTCAAAattggttaaaattaaaatttgttgtatATACCTTATTTACTATACATCTATTAGCTCATCTATTTGCAACTTGCATTGATTTATGGTAAAAAGCAAATTAAAGGCGGATAGTCAACTTAACCTAATTCTCTTGCAGGCTTTTCTTGTGTGGCAAATTCTCCTCTCATATATTTTTCTTGGGAGGCGATATAAAGTCAATCAACTAGTTGGATGCTTTCTTGTGGCAATTGGTGTAATTCTTACTGTAGCAAGGTCAGCCTATGTTAATTTTTGTAGATGCTAGGTTATGTTGGCtcctattttgatttttgagtgTTAACATGAACACTGCACTCTTGAACCGTATACCTGTAGGCAAAAGAACATGGTCTACAATGATATAGACCGGGAATCGACAAATAAATCCGAATGGCCATAAACATTTTGACACAAGTATTAGTTGCTTATGCTTTTGTTTGGTGAAATTAATTCACATTTTCATCACTTATATGACTGCTCAGCATTACATGTTAATTCAGCCTCTCATGTGCCTTGATTACTtaatgatttcaaattttattgacAGATTCCATGCTGAACAGAAAAGTCAAACTTTTGGTATAAGTGTTAAATCCTTAAGTGATTCCATAAGTTCATTCACTCATATGGTTTTTAAAACAAAGTctgaaaataagttttatttagtATTGTAATTTATAGTTATAGAATTTCCCGCGTATGCTTAGTGTAaaatttttgaataaattttgttcttttgaaATTAGAACATTGACATAACAGCTTATAACATCACAAGTATATGTTGCAATTTTGTAATGTAGGTATGGCATGTACAAACTATGTAAACTTTGTGTTTATGCTGAGGTTTTCTGATTTCACACCTTGTTTACTTAATGTAGTGGATCTGGTGCTGGGCATTCATTAAAGGAAGCTGGTATATTTTGGAGTCTTTTAATGatagtttcatttttattccaAGCAGCTGATACTGTTCTGAAGGtggttgtttattttaaatattgttgAATATTCcgagattttaaattatttctctaTTGTGACTCATGTCCTTTTAATACTTTGTAGGAAGTAATCTTTTTGGACGCAACTCGAAAACTGAAGGTGTGTACAGTGatgaattcttttaatttatttcatattatgTAAATTATGACTTTGGAAATGGAAGCTCATAGGGACATTTGAGACTAATGAAGTAATTTCTGGTGCACTTGGTAACATAATACATCTGCCTCTAACttcaatatagaaaaaaaatgatgtcacTAAATTGTAGTAGACTGTGTAGAACCTTCACAAAAATGACTGCAAATTATTGGCTACATTTTTTAAAGCTTCATACAAGTCAGAAGTCACCCTCTGTACTCATGTTTGATAGACTAATATATATTGCCAAGTTaaacaataaatgttttttttatcattcaaggTTCTAAAGTGAAAAGCATCCTTTTCTGTATGGTTTTTGCTCATTATTGTAGTTTTCACTTTCTAGTATGGTAATATACTAATCAATATTCAATGTTTTCTGAAACAGGGAGGTTCTTTGGATATGTTTGTTGTCAATTCCTTTGGATCTGCATTCCAGGTACAGTGCAATTGTCATGAAATTTGCATATTttgaataacaatataaataaaatggatgCCTAAATGCATGACGGTATGCTTACTGCAGGCATTATTCATATGCCTTCTCCTCCCCTTCTTATCAAAATTATGGGGCGTCCCCTTTGGTCAACTACCAAACTATCTTAAAGACGGTGCTGCCTGCTTTCTGAATGTTGGGACTCTGTCAAGAGGTAAGCagctttattttcttttccatatTGTCATTTCTTACAGAAGGCAATATCCAAAAGTAGTCTTTTGGTTATCAAATCTGTTATAGCTTAGAGTCAAATTCATCAATGATATTTATGACCTAGATCTATCTCAAGTCACAAGGCAACATTAATTTACATGTAAAATGAGAACCATATACTGTTTCATGAGCAAACCCAAAAtacgaaaataaaataaaaatagaaatcttACAGAGCAAAAAAGTcagtttttcattaaaatattttttgcggATGTTATTAAATGTGAAATTCTAAAGATGGAATACACTGGGCAAAACCAAAAGTTGCGGTAGCATGAATGCATTTTGCGGATGTCATAGTCCTTTTGGGAGAAAGGTGAGAGAATAAATGGTAAATTAGAGTTGTGGTGAGAATCTATGAACTTACATGGTTTCTATTTAAGTAGATGTAAGACAGTACTTGGAATGTAAGTTCAGCATGCTGACATTGGGTTGGCGTTGAAAATGGAGGGTTGGAGATTATACCATACCACAAGTTGCACACTTAGGTATTTTGGATCCATCTTACAAAGTAACATGGAGGAGTGGTTCAAGTGTAATTTGTGATCAAAATGTGTTGCTCAATCTTCGAAGGAAAATTTTATTGCACAGACGTTAGATCAACAATTCTTTATTGTACAAAATGTTGGGCTGTAAAATGCTAACAATAACAAAAGATGAGTGTTGcgaagatgaggatgttgcaaTGGATGGGTAGACATACAAGAATAAGATCAGGAATGATTGTAGTTGAATATTTTAGTATTTCTCTATGTTTGGTAGCTTAGTTGGTTAGCTTTATTCAGAAGGCAGCAGTGTATTGTTACTGTCAATtgtccttctctctctctctctctctctcttgtatcTTGTATATATGTGTTATTTTGAAATCAATAAAGCTAAGAGAGAAAGTGAGAAATTTCTCAACTCACCTCAGTCTTCAAGTTGGCATTAGAGCGGGTTTTGTCCGCCGTCTGCCGCCGTCGGCCGCTGTCATCTCCGGCCATTTTTTCTGGCGAGACCAGGGTTAGGTTCGCCTCGAAAAGTGCGACCCACCCCTGGTAGTCGCGCTGCCAATGGAGCTTCCACGCGCTGCCCTTATCTCGCGCGATTTCTGGCGCGTGAAGCCCACTCGCCGCCGTCTCGCCGTCAGAAGCTGACTTGTCTGGTCCCGGCAGCTTCGTCGTCAGCCCTTGAGCTAGTTTCAGGCCTTACCTCTCGCTTCCGATAAGCTTTTTTGTCAGCCCTTATGTGTTCTCCCTCTTTTGCGTTAGGGTTTTTTTGTTTGGGACCTGAAATGGCTTCCTCTGGACCTGTTTTTTCCTTCTCTGGGACCCCAACCATCATGACTGCTAAACTAAACTAGAAAAATACCCATCGTGGTCTGCTTCCGTGGAACTATGGTTTCTTGGTCAAGGGCACCATGACCACTCGGAGAAAGCTTCTGATTCCGTTCCAAACGACAAAAGACCTGAATGGGAGAAGCTTGACTATCAACTCTGCACTGTGTTATGGCAATCAGTTGAGCCAAATATTTTGGAGATTCTTAGATCATTTAAAACGTGTCGTTCTTTTTGGAAGAAGGCCCAGGGAATTTTTGCCAATGATATCCAAAGCTTATTTGATGCAACCATGAAGGTTACAACCCTCAAGCAAACCAGCCATGACATGATCGCTCATGTGGGTAAGGCTCAGGCTGTCGTGGAAGAGCTGAGAAAGTTCCTTGTGGCTGATTCATTGGAAGAAGTGAACAGAAAATTGGGCAAGTTCTATATGGTCCTCATCTTGAGAAGTTTACATCCAGACTTTGATCATGTGCGTGATCAAGTACTTGCTGGGGACCAGGTTCCATCAATGGATTCCCTCATCACTAGACTTCTCCGCGTGCCTCATGTATCGAAGGATGAAAATCCTGTTGATGGTGTGGAGACGTCAGCCATGATTGCATCTCGTGGTAGAGGAGGCGGTCACAACAGTAGAGGAGGTTGCAGTGGAAGGGGTGGATGTCCTCATTGCACCTACTGCAAGAGGATGGGTCACACCCAAGAGAATTGCTATTCGTTGCATGGCTTTCCTGACAAGGTTGCACAGGTTTCTAGATCAGAGAAAGCAGAGTCTAGATTCTCTAATGAGGAGTATCAGGAGTATTTGAAACTTAAATCTGTGAAACCCAGCAACCAAGCTCAATCCTCATCTGTACCATGTTTTTCAACAACATGTATCTCTCAATCCATTGAAGGTCCTAGTCCTTGGATACTCGACTCAGGTGCCTCTGATCATATTTCTGGTAATAAGTCCTTTTTTTCATCCTTTTCCTTTCCAAAAATTTCTCACCTTGTTACTGTAGCTAATGGCTCCAAGGTTGCGTCTCAAGGAAGTGGTCAAGTTTCATTGTCTCCctctttgaaattaaattctGTATTATTCATTCCTCAGTGTCCCTATAATCTAATCTCATTAAGTCAGTTAACTCGTTCATTAAATTGTTCAGTAACCTTTActgctaatttttttattattcaggAACATGGGACGGGGCGACTGATTGGAGAAGAACATGAATCACGAGGACTTTACTACTTGGAATCCAGTCCACCTGGGTCTTGTTTTGCAATCTCAAAACCCAAACTTTTACATGATCGTCTGGGTTACCCAAGTTTACCAAAATTGAAGATGATGGTTCCTAGTCTTAAGAATCTTCGAGTCTTAGAGTGTGAGTCTTGTCAACTAGGAAAACATGTCAGGTCATCATTTCCTCAAACTGTACAAAGATGTAACTCGGCTTTCTCTACCATTCATTCTGATATTTGGGGACCAAGTCGTGTTACATCTTTTGGTTTTCGATATTTTGTAACTTTCATTGATGAATTCTCCAGATGTACTtgggtttatttaatgaaagacagaTCTGAACTTTTGCCTATATTCATGTCATTCTACAATGAgattgagaatcaatttggaaaaacaattaagatttttataaGTGATAATGCTAAAGAGTATTTCTCCCatgatctttcttcttttttgtcttcCAAAGGTATTCTACATCAGTCCACATGTCCTCACACACCACAACAAGATGGTATAACAGAAAGGAAGAATCATCATCGTCTTGAAACTGCACGTTCCCTAATGCTAAATTCTAATGTTCCTACACATCATTGGGGAGATGTAGTGCTTACTGCTTGTTTCCTAATTAATAAGatgcccttttcttctcttgaaaaccAAATCTCTCACTCAATTGTCTTCTCTCATGATCTACTATTTCATGTTTCTCCTAAAGTGTTTGGTTGTACCTATTTTGTCCATGATTTGTCTCTTGGTTTAGACAAACTTTTTGCTAGGTCAGTCAAATGTGTCTTCTTGGGTTATTCTCATCTTCAAAAAGGTTACAAGTGTTACTCTCCAAACACAAAACGATACCACATGTCTGCAGATGTAACCTTCTTTGAAGACACACCCTTCTCACCCTCCGTAGACCATACTTCTTCTCTCCAGGAAGTTCTTCCTATTCCTTCTCCTTGTCCTCTAGGTAACTCAGACCAAAATGTCAGTGTTGTCCCACCTGAAGTTGTCTCTCCACCTCTTATTACAGATCAACACAGGACAAGGCAGATTGGATCTCCAGTACCTGAAGCTTCTCCTCGTCCTTCCTCAACCAGTCCTCAACTCATGGATCCTTCCTCTCCTTCCACTTCTTCTCATCATTCTGACTCACATTGGCCCATTACCATCAGGAAAGGTACTCGCTTTACTCGTAATCCTCatcctatttataatttcttaagttACCACCGTTTGTCTCCTTCATATGATTCCTTTGTTTTCTCATTGTCTTCCCTTACTATTCCTTCCACTGTCCATGAGACACTTGATCATCCTAGCTGGCGACAGACTATGATTGATGAAATGCAGACTCTTGAAAATAATGGGTACTTGGGAGCTCGTTCCTCTTCCTCCTAGCAAGACAACTGTGGGTTGTAGATGGGTCTATACTGTTAAAGTTGGGCCCAATGGTAAGGTTGATCGGCTTAAGGCTTGCTTGGTAGCTAAAGGCTACACAC
It includes:
- the LOC100780283 gene encoding protein CLT1, chloroplastic; translated protein: MTSLCRRIPVAGTGQLRLRCAPRTAAIGEVHYGCSPKWPTITLRLPPPVKCGGAWKRSGEKKAAVAAPRPCAVGRLAAESGRESGNRSAEVVLAAAVTVVMGAGNRVLYKLALVPLKNYPFFLAQLATFGYVIVYFSILYIRYRAGIVTDEMLSVPKTPFLVVGLLEALGAATGMAAGAMLSGASIPILSQAFLVWQILLSYIFLGRRYKVNQLVGCFLVAIGVILTVASGSGAGHSLKEAGIFWSLLMIVSFLFQAADTVLKEVIFLDATRKLKGGSLDMFVVNSFGSAFQALFICLLLPFLSKLWGVPFGQLPNYLKDGAACFLNVGTLSRGCDGAPLLPLLFIIVNMGFNISLLHLLKISSAVVSCLASTFSVPIAIYVFTLPLPYIGVASSLPAGFVAGAIILIIGLLIYAWTPSNSSSTASIP